The genomic DNA CTTTTGTGGATGCTTCCTTGAAACAGACTGCTTTTGCAGCAATGATATGCATCAGGGGTCCGCCCTGCATTCCGGGGAATACTGCTTTGTCAATTGGTGCTGCAAACTCCTTGTCACAGAGGATGAATCCACCACGGGGACCACGAAGTGTTTTATGCGTGGTTGAAGTGGTAAAGGTTGTCAGACCGACCGGGCTTGGGTGGATGCCGGTTGCACACAGACCAGCAATATGCGCAATATCTGCAACACAGTATGCTCCGACCTCTTCTGAGATTTCAGCAAAGGCCTTAAAGTCAATCTCTCTTGGGTAGGCGCTCGCACCGCATACAATAATCTTCGGTTTGATAGTTCGTGCCATCTCGGCGATCGTGCCATAATCCATCCGCTCTGTCTTTAAATCAACACCATATTGGTGCGATTCATAGATAATACCTGAAAAGTTCACCGGTGACCCATGGGAGAGATGGCCACCCTGTGAGAGGTTCATGGAAAGGATCTTGTCACTTGGCTTGAGGACAGTAAAGTATACTGCCATATTTGCCTGGCTGCCGGAATGTGGCTGAACATTTGCATGTTCTGCACCAAACAGGGAACAAACCCTGTCGCGAGCCAGATTTTCTGCCATGTCATGGAACTCACATCCGCCGTAGTATCGTTTACCCGGATACCCTTCTGCGTATTTGTTCGTCATGATTGAACCGGAAGCTTCAAGGACTGCCCTGCTGACGACATTCTCTGAAGCAATAAGTTCAAGGCCGTTTATCTGACGGTTGGTTTCTTTATCGATGATCGCTGCAATTTCTGGATCAGTCGTTTCCAGATAGGACATGTGCATACACATCTGGCATAAAAGGGTAATATGGTTTTGTAAATCCGGATAATTTTTCCCTGTCATGCGGCCAGTTTAAGAGAAAATGAAAAATTGAGAAGGGAAATATATATGTATTAGTATCAAATACTAACACAGACAGATTGCCGGGTTATATCAGGATTGTAAGGTTATGAGTGAAGAAGGGTACGGGACAAATAATCTTGATGAACGGGTTCGTCTGCTAGAACGGAAAGTAGCAGACATGGAAGCGCTCATCAAAGGCCTGACTGATGAAATGCTGGATATGAAGGCGGTAGTTATGAAGCTGAAAAAGGAACAGCGACCACCACCGGTTATCCAGGCAGTTGCTCCACCAATCTCCCGAAGCAAGGTTGAGCGGGAAAGTCCTGAACCGGAGGCTGAAACGGTAAAACCTGTCTCTCCTCCGATACGGGATAAGATCACCCTGAAGATGCAGCCTGATGGTACATTACAGCCGGAAAAGGAGAGCGGTGAAGAGATTATCATTGCATCCGCCCGCGATGCCCGGATGAGATATAAAGACCAGCATCAGAGAAGTGGTTCGAATGATCTCATCATTGCAGAAGATAAAGAGCCTTCAGAAGACTTGTAAATCAGGAAAATAATTCCCTTTCCTTGCTCTGGTGTAAGGATTTGCATATCACACAACTTGAAATAGATAACTTCAAATCTTTTGGGAGAAAAACAAAAATCCCATTTTTACCAGGATTTACAGTAATTTCCGGACCGAATGGTTCAGGAAAAAGCAATATTATTGATAGTATCCTTTTTGTTCTTGCCCTTTCTTCATCCAGGCATCTTCGTGCAGAGAAACTGACTGATCTCATCAATCTGAACACCGATAGAAATACCGCTGAAGTTGAGATCACCTTCTCTGACGGGACGAATATCCGGCGTCGTATCAAGAGAACCGAAAACACCTATTATAATTATCTGTATCTGAATGGACGCTCCTGCAGGCAGGGGGAGCTTCTGGACTTTCTTGCGGGTCATGGAATTGTCCCCCATGGGTATAATGTGGTCATGCAGGGGGACATCAACCGCATTATTGAGATGAGTGATAATGAACGGAGAAAGATTATAGATGAGATAGCCGGCGTTGCCGAGTTTGATTCAAAGAAAGATATGGCCCTTTCCGAACTCTCACAGGTCAGAGAGCGAATGACCGAAGAGTCGGTTCACATTGAGGAGCTGAGTGTCAGGCTTGCTCAGCTGGAGAAACAGAAAGAACAGGCTGTTTCCTATCGGAAATTACAGGATGAACTGAAATATCTGACAATGTGCCGGTCAGCCGCACGACTATCTGCCCGAAAGAAGGATCAGGATGCACTTCTGCAGTCAATAGCCGAAGAAAAAAGTCAGGTTGTACAGATTGAGGCAGATATCTCATGGAAGTCTCATGAACGGGATTTTATCAGGGATGAGATTGCGGAGATAGATCAGAAGATTGCCGCCAGGACTGGAAGTGAATATATGGCTCTGGTGTCCAGGATTGCTGAGGCAAAGGCTGCAATTGATGGATTTTATCGTTCGATAGATCGGGCCGGACGAGACAAGGAGGAAGCGAATAAAAGGCTTTCTGATGTTTTCACGGATGTAAAGCGACAGGAAGAGCGTATACAGGCCCTTGATACCGAAATGCGGAACCTGATGATTGACCGGACCAATCTCTCTATGACGGCATCTGCAGTACAAAAGGAGTTTGATCGCATATCGCAGGCAATAGCCCAGGAGACGAAAGGTCTTGAAGAAGAGGAGGCTCGACTGGAAAACCTGCGTTCAGAGATTCACAAAATCCGCGAAGAACGGGGTGAATTACTGCATCAACAGGATATTCTCATTGAACGGTCACGGATGCGAAGCGCTGAAGAAGACCGCCTTACCTCCCGTATAATTGCGATAGACAAAGACATCCGGGAGAAGGATGAGGATATCGCAGGTCTTACCACGGCATTATCCCGGCTTACCGAAGAGAAGAAAGAGCATGATCGGATGATGGCCGCTCTTGATACTGCTCTTTATACGAAACGTGAAGAGCATGATCGACTGATTCGACAGATCCGGGATCTTAAAGTTGAAATCGGGAGAAAAGAAGCGCAGCAACAGGCCCAGGGTCGGTATAATCGCGCGATGGAAGCAGTTCTCGGGATGGACGGGGTGTATGGCACTATTGGAGATCTTGCAACCTGTAAACCTGAATATGCGAATGCACTGACTATTGCAGCTGGAGGAAAGATCCATTTTGTTGTTGTAGAAACAGATCAAATTGCTGCGGATGCAATCCGGTACCTGCAGGAGCATAAACTGGGTCGGGTAACATTTCTCCCATTAAATAAGCTCAGGCCAAAACCGCTTCCTTCTCTGCCACCAGGATCAGATGTTCTGGGATTTGCTCTGGATCTGCTTGATTATGATCCCCGGTTTGATGCAGCCTTCAGGGTTGTATTCGGTTCCACCATAGTTATTGATACCCTTGACCATGCACGTAAACGGATTGGTTCATCACGCATGGTGACGCTTGATGGCTCGCTGCTTGAACCATCAGGAACAATGACCGGAGGAAGTATAAAGAAAGATGCCGGCGGGTTTGGGACGACATCGGTTGATGAGGTGAAGCATCTTTCATCCCAATTAGCTGCTCTGACTGCAGATGAGCAGGCACTGTCCGAGTCATTGAAAGCTGATACCACAGAGCGTGATTCTGTACAGAGCCGGAGACTGGAACTTGAAGGTGCCATTGTCAGGGCGAAAGGACAATTGGAATCTGCAGAATCAGCAAAGGTTAATCTCCTTTCCGAGAAGGATTCTCTTCAGAAACAGCGTGAAGCAGCAGGCGGGGGAGGCGGTGGCAGTTCTCTTGAACTTGCAACAGTTGAAGCTGCAATAGAAGAGAAGAATCAGACTCTTGCGGGAATTCAGAAAGCGATTCAGGATATCACTGATCATCTGTCAGAAACCGGCATTCCTCAACTCTACGAACAACGTGAAGAGGCAGAACGACAGATCACCGAGATACAGAGGAGGCTGCATAATAAGGAACAGGAGATCAACGAAATCCGGTTGGAGATTGGG from Methanospirillum hungatei JF-1 includes the following:
- the glyA gene encoding serine hydroxymethyltransferase, which gives rise to MSYLETTDPEIAAIIDKETNRQINGLELIASENVVSRAVLEASGSIMTNKYAEGYPGKRYYGGCEFHDMAENLARDRVCSLFGAEHANVQPHSGSQANMAVYFTVLKPSDKILSMNLSQGGHLSHGSPVNFSGIIYESHQYGVDLKTERMDYGTIAEMARTIKPKIIVCGASAYPREIDFKAFAEISEEVGAYCVADIAHIAGLCATGIHPSPVGLTTFTTSTTHKTLRGPRGGFILCDKEFAAPIDKAVFPGMQGGPLMHIIAAKAVCFKEASTKEFKKYSEQVVKNARTMAETLSANGVRLVSGGTDNHLCLLDLTNFGITGLEAEQALGNAGITVNKNTIPNETKSPFVTSGLRVGTPAVTSRGMKESEMKQIGEWIAAIIRDSKNTRLQETIREEVKSLASQYPLYPDLT
- a CDS encoding DUF7518 family protein — protein: MSEEGYGTNNLDERVRLLERKVADMEALIKGLTDEMLDMKAVVMKLKKEQRPPPVIQAVAPPISRSKVERESPEPEAETVKPVSPPIRDKITLKMQPDGTLQPEKESGEEIIIASARDARMRYKDQHQRSGSNDLIIAEDKEPSEDL
- the smc gene encoding chromosome segregation protein SMC, which encodes MHITQLEIDNFKSFGRKTKIPFLPGFTVISGPNGSGKSNIIDSILFVLALSSSRHLRAEKLTDLINLNTDRNTAEVEITFSDGTNIRRRIKRTENTYYNYLYLNGRSCRQGELLDFLAGHGIVPHGYNVVMQGDINRIIEMSDNERRKIIDEIAGVAEFDSKKDMALSELSQVRERMTEESVHIEELSVRLAQLEKQKEQAVSYRKLQDELKYLTMCRSAARLSARKKDQDALLQSIAEEKSQVVQIEADISWKSHERDFIRDEIAEIDQKIAARTGSEYMALVSRIAEAKAAIDGFYRSIDRAGRDKEEANKRLSDVFTDVKRQEERIQALDTEMRNLMIDRTNLSMTASAVQKEFDRISQAIAQETKGLEEEEARLENLRSEIHKIREERGELLHQQDILIERSRMRSAEEDRLTSRIIAIDKDIREKDEDIAGLTTALSRLTEEKKEHDRMMAALDTALYTKREEHDRLIRQIRDLKVEIGRKEAQQQAQGRYNRAMEAVLGMDGVYGTIGDLATCKPEYANALTIAAGGKIHFVVVETDQIAADAIRYLQEHKLGRVTFLPLNKLRPKPLPSLPPGSDVLGFALDLLDYDPRFDAAFRVVFGSTIVIDTLDHARKRIGSSRMVTLDGSLLEPSGTMTGGSIKKDAGGFGTTSVDEVKHLSSQLAALTADEQALSESLKADTTERDSVQSRRLELEGAIVRAKGQLESAESAKVNLLSEKDSLQKQREAAGGGGGGSSLELATVEAAIEEKNQTLAGIQKAIQDITDHLSETGIPQLYEQREEAERQITEIQRRLHNKEQEINEIRLEIGFAQKKVEEERQQMERIREQMKRYEEEIRECHDEIAKKQQDIKDAETTVAKFSQEIEDLRSERSLLSNKADSFDLEIREFSGKKDRVLLKIESMEEKLSALKSEIAELVTEAGECRTDLSEEEIEDRSQKTIVAIERLGDVNMRAIEEYEQVHAVVAERMSRVETLKREMNDIQERIEFFSKKKYEAFQDAFTSIDANFRDIFSRLTMGSGELRLENPDDPFTGGLSFAVQPRDKKVHHLSALSGGEKSLTTLAFIFSIQKYIPAPFYAFDEVDMNLDGSNVVRIAEMIRELSGTSQFINISLRKPMIDSADRILGVTIRPDKTSLVTGVSMDD